One segment of Candidatus Pelagibacter ubique HTCC1062 DNA contains the following:
- the phoB gene encoding phosphate regulon transcriptional regulator PhoB, with protein MSVSIHIVEDEQPIITLVKYNLEKEGYKVSSSDNGNEGIEDIKKLFPDLVLLDWMLPDFSGVEICKILKKEKKFKEIPIIMLTAKGEDEDKIKGLNSGADDYITKPFSFPELLARIKALLRRSKPSLVSDIVEFEDLKVDRLTRRVFRKNKEIHLGPKEYDLINFFIKNPKRVYSRDQILENVWSDNINVETRTVDVHIRRLRQSINIDGFKELIRTVRSAGYSLN; from the coding sequence ATGAGCGTTAGCATTCATATTGTAGAAGACGAACAACCCATTATCACTTTAGTTAAATATAACCTTGAAAAAGAAGGTTATAAAGTTTCATCATCAGACAATGGCAATGAGGGTATTGAAGATATTAAAAAATTATTTCCTGATCTTGTTTTATTAGACTGGATGTTACCTGATTTTTCTGGCGTAGAAATTTGTAAAATTTTAAAAAAAGAAAAAAAATTTAAAGAAATTCCAATCATAATGCTTACTGCTAAGGGTGAGGATGAAGATAAGATTAAAGGGTTAAACTCTGGTGCAGATGATTACATCACCAAACCCTTTAGTTTCCCAGAATTACTTGCAAGAATAAAAGCGCTACTTCGAAGATCTAAGCCCTCATTAGTTTCTGATATTGTTGAATTCGAAGACCTTAAGGTGGATAGATTAACACGACGTGTTTTTAGAAAAAACAAAGAAATTCATTTGGGACCCAAGGAATATGATTTAATCAATTTTTTTATTAAAAACCCTAAACGTGTTTACTCAAGAGATCAAATTCTAGAGAATGTTTGGTCTGATAATATCAATGTTGAAACAAGAACAGTTGATGTTCATATAAGAAGACTTAGACAAAGTATTAATATTGATGGATTTAAAGAATTAATTAGAACCGTAAGATCAGCTGGCTATTCATTAAATTAG
- the pstB gene encoding phosphate ABC transporter ATP-binding protein PstB → MKNNKIKIKSSNLNVHYGEKQALFDVDLDIYDKEVTALIGPSGCGKSTFIRCINRMNDVIDICKVEGSITIDDEEIIDKNLDVVGLREKIGMVFQKPNPFPKSIYDNISYGPTIHGLTENKTDMDEIVENSLKKAALWNEVKDRLNEAGTGLSGGQQQRLCIARAISVNPQVILMDEPCSALDPIATAKIEELIDELKKSYTIVIVTHSMSQAVRVSQRTGFFHLGKIIEVDTTEKIFKNPGNKMTQDYITGRFG, encoded by the coding sequence ATGAAAAATAATAAAATAAAAATTAAAAGCAGTAATTTAAATGTGCATTATGGAGAAAAACAAGCACTCTTTGATGTAGATTTGGATATCTATGACAAAGAAGTTACAGCTTTAATCGGTCCTTCTGGATGTGGAAAATCAACCTTCATAAGATGCATAAACAGAATGAATGATGTTATTGATATTTGTAAAGTTGAAGGATCAATTACAATAGATGATGAAGAGATCATTGACAAAAATCTGGATGTTGTAGGACTTCGAGAGAAAATTGGTATGGTTTTTCAAAAACCCAATCCTTTTCCAAAAAGTATTTATGATAATATTTCTTATGGACCAACCATTCATGGTTTAACAGAAAATAAAACAGATATGGATGAAATTGTTGAGAATAGTTTAAAAAAAGCAGCTTTATGGAACGAAGTTAAAGACAGGTTAAATGAAGCAGGCACAGGTTTATCTGGAGGTCAGCAGCAAAGATTATGTATTGCAAGAGCCATATCAGTAAATCCTCAAGTTATTTTAATGGATGAACCGTGTTCGGCACTAGACCCTATTGCCACTGCTAAAATTGAAGAATTAATTGATGAACTTAAAAAAAGTTATACAATAGTCATTGTTACTCATTCAATGTCCCAAGCTGTAAGAGTTTCTCAAAGAACTGGCTTTTTCCATTTAGGAAAAATAATTGAAGTGGATACAACAGAGAAAATATTTAAAAACCCTGGAAATAAAATGACCCAGGATTATATTACAGGGAGGTTTGGTTAA
- the phoU gene encoding phosphate signaling complex protein PhoU, producing the protein MSDITHIVKSYEDELQSLNDNLIKMGSLVEAQLTDSMEAIIKVDKEAAENIIKNDEKINELRATIEEQIVTVLVKRAPMAIDLRLTISTLKISSDLERIGDLAKSVAKKIKPLPRDLPEELIASLKRLGELVQRQLKDVLDAYLNQSKEAAVKIWKSDERVDDLTHIAMNEVANFLSKDKKNLDLATHLLFVTKNIERAGDHITNIAEALFYLIEGEHIEGARPKGKDFDPN; encoded by the coding sequence ATGTCAGATATTACACATATTGTTAAATCCTACGAGGATGAATTACAAAGTTTAAATGATAACTTAATTAAAATGGGTAGCTTAGTTGAAGCTCAGTTGACAGACTCAATGGAGGCCATCATCAAAGTTGATAAAGAAGCTGCTGAAAACATTATTAAAAATGATGAAAAAATTAATGAGTTAAGAGCAACTATTGAAGAGCAGATTGTAACAGTACTCGTTAAAAGAGCCCCGATGGCAATTGATTTAAGATTAACTATTTCAACTTTAAAAATTTCAAGTGATCTTGAACGTATTGGTGATTTAGCAAAAAGTGTTGCTAAAAAGATCAAACCTTTACCACGCGATCTTCCAGAAGAGTTAATTGCCAGTTTAAAAAGATTAGGGGAGTTAGTTCAAAGACAATTGAAAGATGTTTTGGATGCTTATCTTAACCAGTCAAAAGAAGCTGCTGTTAAAATTTGGAAATCAGATGAGAGAGTAGATGATTTAACACATATCGCAATGAACGAAGTTGCAAATTTCTTAAGCAAAGATAAAAAAAATTTAGATCTAGCAACACACTTATTGTTTGTGACTAAAAATATTGAAAGAGCAGGAGATCATATTACTAATATCGCTGAAGCTTTATTTTATCTAATCGAGGGAGAGCATATTGAAGGAGCAAGACCTAAAGGTAAAGATTTTGATCCAAACTAA
- a CDS encoding DUF1737 domain-containing protein, producing MKGYRFITSDDTSEFCHRVTEAISNGWKLYGEPKMTFDKKRGVMRCAQAVIKNSPQKKYSKKMKLSSI from the coding sequence ATGAAAGGTTATAGATTTATTACAAGTGACGACACTTCAGAATTTTGCCATCGTGTAACGGAGGCCATATCCAATGGATGGAAATTGTATGGTGAACCTAAAATGACTTTTGATAAAAAAAGAGGGGTCATGCGTTGTGCTCAAGCAGTTATAAAAAATTCACCTCAGAAAAAGTATTCCAAAAAGATGAAGCTATCATCGATATAA
- a CDS encoding homocysteine S-methyltransferase family protein, producing MSTNKLKERLDKGPVICAEGFLFEIERRGYMSSGEFVPMVSLDHPEVLENLHREFQHAGSDVVEAFTYNGHREKMRVIGKEELLEPLNRSALKIAKKVALDTPKGSKPNLMAGNISNSNIWKHNDPQSQKEVEGMFTEMIGWAVEEGADMLIGETFYYAEEAFKALEIMKKTGLPTVLTISPMGENKMRDGKSVVDTCKELEQLGADVVGLNCFRGPATMFPFLKEIRKAVKCHVGALPIPYRTSEDYPTFFNLPDRSNCACPSPHGRTFPTALDPHFCNRYEIGKFAKDAYALGINYLGVCCGANPMLIREVAESIGLTVPASKYRENMENHFMYGKNKRIPKHMTEYGDKA from the coding sequence ATGAGCACAAATAAATTAAAAGAAAGATTAGATAAAGGACCGGTTATATGCGCAGAAGGTTTTTTATTTGAGATAGAAAGACGTGGCTACATGTCATCAGGGGAATTTGTCCCAATGGTGTCATTAGATCATCCTGAAGTTTTAGAGAACTTACATAGAGAATTTCAACACGCAGGATCTGATGTAGTTGAGGCCTTTACTTATAATGGACACAGAGAAAAAATGCGTGTTATTGGTAAGGAAGAACTTCTCGAACCACTAAATCGTTCAGCATTAAAAATTGCTAAAAAAGTAGCACTAGATACTCCTAAAGGATCAAAACCAAATTTGATGGCAGGTAATATTTCAAATTCAAATATCTGGAAACATAATGATCCACAATCTCAAAAAGAAGTTGAAGGAATGTTTACAGAGATGATTGGTTGGGCCGTTGAAGAAGGTGCTGATATGTTAATTGGTGAAACTTTTTATTATGCTGAAGAAGCTTTTAAAGCTTTAGAGATAATGAAAAAAACAGGTTTACCAACTGTATTAACCATATCCCCAATGGGTGAAAATAAAATGAGAGATGGAAAATCAGTTGTTGATACTTGTAAAGAGCTAGAGCAATTAGGGGCCGATGTTGTAGGTTTAAATTGTTTTAGAGGACCTGCTACTATGTTTCCTTTTTTAAAAGAAATTAGAAAAGCAGTTAAATGCCATGTTGGAGCTTTACCTATTCCTTATAGAACCAGTGAAGATTACCCAACATTTTTTAACCTACCGGACAGAAGTAATTGTGCATGTCCATCGCCTCATGGAAGAACGTTTCCAACAGCATTGGACCCACATTTTTGTAATAGATATGAAATAGGTAAATTTGCAAAAGACGCTTATGCCCTAGGCATTAATTATCTTGGAGTATGTTGTGGAGCAAACCCAATGTTGATTAGGGAAGTTGCTGAATCAATTGGTTTAACTGTTCCAGCAAGTAAATATCGAGAGAACATGGAAAATCATTTTATGTATGGAAAAAATAAAAGAATTCCAAAACATATGACTGAATATGGAGACAAAGCGTAA